In the genome of Poecilia reticulata strain Guanapo linkage group LG16, Guppy_female_1.0+MT, whole genome shotgun sequence, one region contains:
- the notchl gene encoding neurogenic locus notch homolog protein 1 isoform X2: MLSLRMFVLLGLSCTSQAAGSSDPWDQCRENNCKEKFGDGTCNRECMESRCLRDGFDCLKNRVHCNRGYTQYCRAYYASNRCDQGCNNADCGWDGSDCFREQSPQWAKGTLLLHTKIPKQNLSLAVTPLLWTLSVFLQSPLKLRGNISLATNLNLFDIYPQKFADMLAHSSPTDSNGSLLFLQVDNRPCSRSSTCFPYATEAGSFLHAVIMSKPSTFPILQDPQVALELQVIIGIRGVQEEIGSREEQVEVEEQTPAWIWAVAAIAVGLLILIPLVVFLVMRKMRLQRSENNGSVRVRHRSKVANDDDSSKSKAWMQHTPHQEQRVRYNREKDKISLRKKKKYKEAEKKRRREPLGEDAIRMRPLKRDQEPGSDTDFTQSSMEDINIRCSRQQEVPSICDHRTADQRHFRPGAAQTRRPIQPPPRGWERNAMPPPLLSPPQQSAEWCGPDGSVVLIRAVRSGLDRVVLELLQAGVPVNNTDHTGRSALHWACSVNHLSLARTLIRYGAAVDLQDNKGETALFLSSLHGCYDTSRLLLLHGANLELHDRRGRRPIDVAREAMHHQVLELLLAHQIQRGPVPVNTANDVMWEERALMYSPWVSSQGLPGRSASFSGMIAHRDMTSPPQNDWSMGRMQYPPPQNWRPQLNQSATALVPPRVMGRSPRPISTLQEVTSEDEDRDRHHENPRATTPHFLSPQPAPRQRSFSCTQHALQRRSSALQPEPNYLIVTDRTANGPIERLVVSPPPTTAAQPDRQPAMNGENTSRVEQAAVSSVTTEQKPNTNSTTDSTQTVL, from the exons CAGCTGGGTCCAGTGATCCATGGGACCAGTGTCGCGAGAACAATTGCAAGGAGAAGTTTGGAGATGGGACATGTAACCGAGAATGCATGGAGTCACGTTGCCTTCGAGACGGATTTGACTGCCTGAAGAATCGGGTTCACTGCAA TCGAGGATACACTCAGTATTGTCGAGCTTATTATGCCAGCAATCGCTGTGACCAGGGCTGCAACAACGCTGACTGTGGATGGGATGGAAGTGACTGCTTCAGAGAGCAGAGCCCTCAGTGGGCCAAAGGCACCCTGCTTCTTCACACCAAGATCCCAAAGCAAAATCTCTCCCTCGCTGTCACACCTCTACTCTGGACACTCAGTGTCTTCCTGCAGTCACCCCTCAAACTGAGGGGAAACATTTCCCTTGCAACAAACTTGAACTTGTTTGACATTTACCCTCAGAAGTTTGCCGACATGCTGGCTCACTCTTCACCAACAGACTCTAATGG TTCCCTCCTGTTCCTACAAGTCGACAACAGGCCTTGCTCCAGGTCATCTACCTGTTTCCCGTACGCTACTGAAGCCGGCAGTTTCCTACATGCAGTGATAATGTCAAAGCCTTCGACGTTCCCAATTCTGCAGGACCCGCAAGTCGCATTGGAGCTGCAAGTCATTATCGGCATCAGAGGTGTCCAAGAGGAAATAGGAAGCAGAGAGGAACAAGTGGAAGTTGAAG AGCAAACCCCTGCCTGGATTTGGGCTGTGGCTGCCATTGCAGTTGGACTTCTGATTTTGATTCCTCTGGTGGTCTTTCTGGTGATGAGGAAGATGAGATTGCAGCGATCAGAGAACAACGGCAGTGTTAGGGTGAGACATCGGTCTAAAGTTGCTAACGATGATGACAGCAGCAAATCCAAGGCCTGGATGCAACACACACCACACCAAGAGCAACGAGTTCGATAtaacagagagaaagacaaaattAGCCTtcggaagaaaaagaaatacaaggaagcagagaaaaagagaaggagGGAACCGTTAGGGGAGGATGCCATACGAATGCG GCCTTTGAAAAGGGACCAAGAGCCAGGAAGTGACACAGATTTTACCCAAAGCTCAATGGAGGACATCAACATAAGATGCTCCAGGCAACAGGAGGTTCCCTCCATCTGTGACCACAGGACCGCGGACCAGAGACACTTTCGGCCTGGAGCTGCTCAAACCCGCAGGCCAATACAAC CTCCACCTAGAGGATGGGAAAGGAATGCCATGCCTCCTCCTTTGCTCAGTCCCCCTCAGCAG TCAGCAGAGTGGTGTGGTCCAGATGGGtctgtggttctgatccgaGCTGTGCGCAGTGGGCTGGACAGAGTGGTTCTGGAGCTGTTGCAAGCTGGAGTTCCAgtgaacaacacagatcataCTG GGAGATCAGCCCTACACTGGGCATGCTCAGTAAATCACCTCTCCCTAGCAAGGACCCTCATTCGCTATGGAGCCGCTGTGGACCTACAAGACAACAAG ggTGAGACAGcgctcttcctctcctccctccatgGTTGTTATGACACTTCCAGGCTTCTCCTGCTTCATGGAGCCAACCTGGAGCTGCATGACCGGAGGGGCCGTCGTCCCATCGATGTGGCCAGAGAGGCCATGCACCATCAGGTCCTGGAGCTCTTGCTGGCCCACCAGATCCAGAGAGGACCTGTTCCTGTTAACACAGCCAACGATGTGATGTGGGAGGAGCGTGCTCTGATGTACTCGCCGTGGGTCAGTTCTCAGGGTCTCCCTGGAAGAAGTGCCTCATTCTCTGGGATGATAGCCCATCGAGATATGACCTCACCACCTCAGAA TGATTGGTCAATGGGCCGAATGCAGTACCCACCGCCCCAGAATTGGAGACCCCAGCTCAACCAATCAGCCACGGCGCTCGTTCCTCCAAGAGTCATGGGTCGTTCCCCTCGGCCAATCAGTACCTTACAGGAGGTGACATCAGAAGACGAGGATCGTGACCGGCATCACGAAAACCCCCGAGCCACTACACCTCACTTCCTCTCTCCCCAGCCAGCCCCCCGGCAGCGCTCTTTCTCATGTACCCAGCATGCACTGCAGCGCCGCTCCAGCGCTCTCCAGCCGGAGCCGAATTACCTCATTGTGACAGACAGAACAGCCAATGGGCCCATTGAGAGGCTGGTGGTTTCACCCCCACCGACTACTGCCGCCCAACCAGATCGCCAACCAGCGATGAACGGT
- the notchl gene encoding neurogenic locus notch homolog protein 1 isoform X1 has product MLSLRMFVLLGLSCTSQAAGSSDPWDQCRENNCKEKFGDGTCNRECMESRCLRDGFDCLKNRVHCNRGYTQYCRAYYASNRCDQGCNNADCGWDGSDCFREQSPQWAKGTLLLHTKIPKQNLSLAVTPLLWTLSVFLQSPLKLRGNISLATNLNLFDIYPQKFADMLAHSSPTDSNGSLLFLQVDNRPCSRSSTCFPYATEAGSFLHAVIMSKPSTFPILQDPQVALELQVIIGIRGVQEEIGSREEQVEVEEQTPAWIWAVAAIAVGLLILIPLVVFLVMRKMRLQRSENNGSVRVRHRSKVANDDDSSKSKAWMQHTPHQEQRVRYNREKDKISLRKKKKYKEAEKKRRREPLGEDAIRMRPLKRDQEPGSDTDFTQSSMEDINIRCSRQQEVPSICDHRTADQRHFRPGAAQTRRPIQPAPPRGWERNAMPPPLLSPPQQSAEWCGPDGSVVLIRAVRSGLDRVVLELLQAGVPVNNTDHTGRSALHWACSVNHLSLARTLIRYGAAVDLQDNKGETALFLSSLHGCYDTSRLLLLHGANLELHDRRGRRPIDVAREAMHHQVLELLLAHQIQRGPVPVNTANDVMWEERALMYSPWVSSQGLPGRSASFSGMIAHRDMTSPPQNDWSMGRMQYPPPQNWRPQLNQSATALVPPRVMGRSPRPISTLQEVTSEDEDRDRHHENPRATTPHFLSPQPAPRQRSFSCTQHALQRRSSALQPEPNYLIVTDRTANGPIERLVVSPPPTTAAQPDRQPAMNGENTSRVEQAAVSSVTTEQKPNTNSTTDSTQTVL; this is encoded by the exons CAGCTGGGTCCAGTGATCCATGGGACCAGTGTCGCGAGAACAATTGCAAGGAGAAGTTTGGAGATGGGACATGTAACCGAGAATGCATGGAGTCACGTTGCCTTCGAGACGGATTTGACTGCCTGAAGAATCGGGTTCACTGCAA TCGAGGATACACTCAGTATTGTCGAGCTTATTATGCCAGCAATCGCTGTGACCAGGGCTGCAACAACGCTGACTGTGGATGGGATGGAAGTGACTGCTTCAGAGAGCAGAGCCCTCAGTGGGCCAAAGGCACCCTGCTTCTTCACACCAAGATCCCAAAGCAAAATCTCTCCCTCGCTGTCACACCTCTACTCTGGACACTCAGTGTCTTCCTGCAGTCACCCCTCAAACTGAGGGGAAACATTTCCCTTGCAACAAACTTGAACTTGTTTGACATTTACCCTCAGAAGTTTGCCGACATGCTGGCTCACTCTTCACCAACAGACTCTAATGG TTCCCTCCTGTTCCTACAAGTCGACAACAGGCCTTGCTCCAGGTCATCTACCTGTTTCCCGTACGCTACTGAAGCCGGCAGTTTCCTACATGCAGTGATAATGTCAAAGCCTTCGACGTTCCCAATTCTGCAGGACCCGCAAGTCGCATTGGAGCTGCAAGTCATTATCGGCATCAGAGGTGTCCAAGAGGAAATAGGAAGCAGAGAGGAACAAGTGGAAGTTGAAG AGCAAACCCCTGCCTGGATTTGGGCTGTGGCTGCCATTGCAGTTGGACTTCTGATTTTGATTCCTCTGGTGGTCTTTCTGGTGATGAGGAAGATGAGATTGCAGCGATCAGAGAACAACGGCAGTGTTAGGGTGAGACATCGGTCTAAAGTTGCTAACGATGATGACAGCAGCAAATCCAAGGCCTGGATGCAACACACACCACACCAAGAGCAACGAGTTCGATAtaacagagagaaagacaaaattAGCCTtcggaagaaaaagaaatacaaggaagcagagaaaaagagaaggagGGAACCGTTAGGGGAGGATGCCATACGAATGCG GCCTTTGAAAAGGGACCAAGAGCCAGGAAGTGACACAGATTTTACCCAAAGCTCAATGGAGGACATCAACATAAGATGCTCCAGGCAACAGGAGGTTCCCTCCATCTGTGACCACAGGACCGCGGACCAGAGACACTTTCGGCCTGGAGCTGCTCAAACCCGCAGGCCAATACAAC CAGCTCCACCTAGAGGATGGGAAAGGAATGCCATGCCTCCTCCTTTGCTCAGTCCCCCTCAGCAG TCAGCAGAGTGGTGTGGTCCAGATGGGtctgtggttctgatccgaGCTGTGCGCAGTGGGCTGGACAGAGTGGTTCTGGAGCTGTTGCAAGCTGGAGTTCCAgtgaacaacacagatcataCTG GGAGATCAGCCCTACACTGGGCATGCTCAGTAAATCACCTCTCCCTAGCAAGGACCCTCATTCGCTATGGAGCCGCTGTGGACCTACAAGACAACAAG ggTGAGACAGcgctcttcctctcctccctccatgGTTGTTATGACACTTCCAGGCTTCTCCTGCTTCATGGAGCCAACCTGGAGCTGCATGACCGGAGGGGCCGTCGTCCCATCGATGTGGCCAGAGAGGCCATGCACCATCAGGTCCTGGAGCTCTTGCTGGCCCACCAGATCCAGAGAGGACCTGTTCCTGTTAACACAGCCAACGATGTGATGTGGGAGGAGCGTGCTCTGATGTACTCGCCGTGGGTCAGTTCTCAGGGTCTCCCTGGAAGAAGTGCCTCATTCTCTGGGATGATAGCCCATCGAGATATGACCTCACCACCTCAGAA TGATTGGTCAATGGGCCGAATGCAGTACCCACCGCCCCAGAATTGGAGACCCCAGCTCAACCAATCAGCCACGGCGCTCGTTCCTCCAAGAGTCATGGGTCGTTCCCCTCGGCCAATCAGTACCTTACAGGAGGTGACATCAGAAGACGAGGATCGTGACCGGCATCACGAAAACCCCCGAGCCACTACACCTCACTTCCTCTCTCCCCAGCCAGCCCCCCGGCAGCGCTCTTTCTCATGTACCCAGCATGCACTGCAGCGCCGCTCCAGCGCTCTCCAGCCGGAGCCGAATTACCTCATTGTGACAGACAGAACAGCCAATGGGCCCATTGAGAGGCTGGTGGTTTCACCCCCACCGACTACTGCCGCCCAACCAGATCGCCAACCAGCGATGAACGGT
- the notchl gene encoding neurogenic locus notch homolog protein 1 isoform X3 — protein MLSLRMFVLLGLSCTSQAGSSDPWDQCRENNCKEKFGDGTCNRECMESRCLRDGFDCLKNRVHCNRGYTQYCRAYYASNRCDQGCNNADCGWDGSDCFREQSPQWAKGTLLLHTKIPKQNLSLAVTPLLWTLSVFLQSPLKLRGNISLATNLNLFDIYPQKFADMLAHSSPTDSNGSLLFLQVDNRPCSRSSTCFPYATEAGSFLHAVIMSKPSTFPILQDPQVALELQVIIGIRGVQEEIGSREEQVEVEEQTPAWIWAVAAIAVGLLILIPLVVFLVMRKMRLQRSENNGSVRVRHRSKVANDDDSSKSKAWMQHTPHQEQRVRYNREKDKISLRKKKKYKEAEKKRRREPLGEDAIRMRPLKRDQEPGSDTDFTQSSMEDINIRCSRQQEVPSICDHRTADQRHFRPGAAQTRRPIQPAPPRGWERNAMPPPLLSPPQQSAEWCGPDGSVVLIRAVRSGLDRVVLELLQAGVPVNNTDHTGRSALHWACSVNHLSLARTLIRYGAAVDLQDNKGETALFLSSLHGCYDTSRLLLLHGANLELHDRRGRRPIDVAREAMHHQVLELLLAHQIQRGPVPVNTANDVMWEERALMYSPWVSSQGLPGRSASFSGMIAHRDMTSPPQNDWSMGRMQYPPPQNWRPQLNQSATALVPPRVMGRSPRPISTLQEVTSEDEDRDRHHENPRATTPHFLSPQPAPRQRSFSCTQHALQRRSSALQPEPNYLIVTDRTANGPIERLVVSPPPTTAAQPDRQPAMNGENTSRVEQAAVSSVTTEQKPNTNSTTDSTQTVL, from the exons CTGGGTCCAGTGATCCATGGGACCAGTGTCGCGAGAACAATTGCAAGGAGAAGTTTGGAGATGGGACATGTAACCGAGAATGCATGGAGTCACGTTGCCTTCGAGACGGATTTGACTGCCTGAAGAATCGGGTTCACTGCAA TCGAGGATACACTCAGTATTGTCGAGCTTATTATGCCAGCAATCGCTGTGACCAGGGCTGCAACAACGCTGACTGTGGATGGGATGGAAGTGACTGCTTCAGAGAGCAGAGCCCTCAGTGGGCCAAAGGCACCCTGCTTCTTCACACCAAGATCCCAAAGCAAAATCTCTCCCTCGCTGTCACACCTCTACTCTGGACACTCAGTGTCTTCCTGCAGTCACCCCTCAAACTGAGGGGAAACATTTCCCTTGCAACAAACTTGAACTTGTTTGACATTTACCCTCAGAAGTTTGCCGACATGCTGGCTCACTCTTCACCAACAGACTCTAATGG TTCCCTCCTGTTCCTACAAGTCGACAACAGGCCTTGCTCCAGGTCATCTACCTGTTTCCCGTACGCTACTGAAGCCGGCAGTTTCCTACATGCAGTGATAATGTCAAAGCCTTCGACGTTCCCAATTCTGCAGGACCCGCAAGTCGCATTGGAGCTGCAAGTCATTATCGGCATCAGAGGTGTCCAAGAGGAAATAGGAAGCAGAGAGGAACAAGTGGAAGTTGAAG AGCAAACCCCTGCCTGGATTTGGGCTGTGGCTGCCATTGCAGTTGGACTTCTGATTTTGATTCCTCTGGTGGTCTTTCTGGTGATGAGGAAGATGAGATTGCAGCGATCAGAGAACAACGGCAGTGTTAGGGTGAGACATCGGTCTAAAGTTGCTAACGATGATGACAGCAGCAAATCCAAGGCCTGGATGCAACACACACCACACCAAGAGCAACGAGTTCGATAtaacagagagaaagacaaaattAGCCTtcggaagaaaaagaaatacaaggaagcagagaaaaagagaaggagGGAACCGTTAGGGGAGGATGCCATACGAATGCG GCCTTTGAAAAGGGACCAAGAGCCAGGAAGTGACACAGATTTTACCCAAAGCTCAATGGAGGACATCAACATAAGATGCTCCAGGCAACAGGAGGTTCCCTCCATCTGTGACCACAGGACCGCGGACCAGAGACACTTTCGGCCTGGAGCTGCTCAAACCCGCAGGCCAATACAAC CAGCTCCACCTAGAGGATGGGAAAGGAATGCCATGCCTCCTCCTTTGCTCAGTCCCCCTCAGCAG TCAGCAGAGTGGTGTGGTCCAGATGGGtctgtggttctgatccgaGCTGTGCGCAGTGGGCTGGACAGAGTGGTTCTGGAGCTGTTGCAAGCTGGAGTTCCAgtgaacaacacagatcataCTG GGAGATCAGCCCTACACTGGGCATGCTCAGTAAATCACCTCTCCCTAGCAAGGACCCTCATTCGCTATGGAGCCGCTGTGGACCTACAAGACAACAAG ggTGAGACAGcgctcttcctctcctccctccatgGTTGTTATGACACTTCCAGGCTTCTCCTGCTTCATGGAGCCAACCTGGAGCTGCATGACCGGAGGGGCCGTCGTCCCATCGATGTGGCCAGAGAGGCCATGCACCATCAGGTCCTGGAGCTCTTGCTGGCCCACCAGATCCAGAGAGGACCTGTTCCTGTTAACACAGCCAACGATGTGATGTGGGAGGAGCGTGCTCTGATGTACTCGCCGTGGGTCAGTTCTCAGGGTCTCCCTGGAAGAAGTGCCTCATTCTCTGGGATGATAGCCCATCGAGATATGACCTCACCACCTCAGAA TGATTGGTCAATGGGCCGAATGCAGTACCCACCGCCCCAGAATTGGAGACCCCAGCTCAACCAATCAGCCACGGCGCTCGTTCCTCCAAGAGTCATGGGTCGTTCCCCTCGGCCAATCAGTACCTTACAGGAGGTGACATCAGAAGACGAGGATCGTGACCGGCATCACGAAAACCCCCGAGCCACTACACCTCACTTCCTCTCTCCCCAGCCAGCCCCCCGGCAGCGCTCTTTCTCATGTACCCAGCATGCACTGCAGCGCCGCTCCAGCGCTCTCCAGCCGGAGCCGAATTACCTCATTGTGACAGACAGAACAGCCAATGGGCCCATTGAGAGGCTGGTGGTTTCACCCCCACCGACTACTGCCGCCCAACCAGATCGCCAACCAGCGATGAACGGT